The Euphorbia lathyris chromosome 2, ddEupLath1.1, whole genome shotgun sequence genome includes a window with the following:
- the LOC136218394 gene encoding protein LOW PSII ACCUMULATION 1, chloroplastic isoform X2 yields the protein MAVATAPSLNQRLLWFSTSTFRNSWFLYKTTSFTPQRTPFLSLISSSSYPPPPPPSTSQSSEANTQTAESSVNLGLSLFSRGRVKDALVQFETALTLDPTPLEAQAALYNKACCHAYRGEGKKAADCLRTALREYNLKFGTILNDPDLASFRALPEFKELQEEAKLGGEDIGYSFRRDLKLISEVQAPFRGVRRFFYVAFSAAAGISLFFTFPRLLRAISGGDGAPDLLATAGNAAINIGGIVVFVALFLWDNKKEEEQIAQITRDETLSRLPLRLSTNRVVELVQLRDTVRPVILAGKKENVTRALQKAERFRTELLSRGALLVPVIWGEGREPEVQKKGFGAPVKAAAALPSIGS from the exons ATGGCTGTTGCTACTGCTCCGTCGCTTAACCAGCGTCTCCTCTGGTTCTCAACTTCAACATTCAGGAATTCATGGTTTCTTTACAAAACGACTTCTTTCACTCCTCAAAGGActccttttctctctctcatttcttcctcttcttatcctcctcctcctcctccttccacTTCTCAATCCTCTGAAGCCAATACGCAGACCGCTGAGTCGTCTGTCAATTTGGGTCTCTCCCTCTTCTCCAGAGGACGG GTTAAGGATGCGTTAGTCCAGTTTGAAACAGCACTTACTTTAGATCCCACACCTTTGGAGGCCCAAGCTGCACTCTATAACAAAGCCTGCTGCCATGCCTATAG AGGGGAAGGAAAGAAAGCTGCTGATTGCCTTCGTACTGCTTTGAGGGAATATAATCTTAAATTTGGAACCATTTTGAATGATCCTGACTTGGCTTCCTTCAGAGCGTTGCCTGAGTTCAAGGAATTGCAAGAAGAG GCTAAGCTGGGAGGGGAAGATATAGGTTACAGTTTCCGTAGAGATCTCAAACTGATTAGTGAGGTCCAAGCACCATTTCGTGGGGTTAGGAGATTTTTTTATGTGGCATTCTCAGCAGCTGCAGGAATATCACTGTTCTTCACATTTCCAAGGCTTTTACGTGCAATTAGCGGTGGGGATGGTGCCCCAGATCTACTAGCAACTGCTGGGAATGCTGCCATTAATATTGGAG GCATTGTTGTTTTTGTGGCCTTGTTTTTATGGGACAACAAGAAAGAGGAAGAACAAATTGCACAGATAACCAGAGATGAGACTCTATCAAGATTACCTTTGCGCCTTTCAACTAATCGAGTTGTTGAGCTTGTGCAACTTCGGGACACTGTTAGGCCA GTAATTTTAGCTGGGAAAAAGGAGAATGTAACCCGGGCTTTGCAAAAGGCAGAGAGGTTCAGAACTGAGCTCCTTAGTCGAGGTGCTCTTTTAGTTCCTGTTATCTGGGGTGAAGGCAGGGAACCAGAAGTACAGAAAAAAGGCTTTGGTGCTCCGGTGAAGGCAGCTGCTGCACTTCCTTCTATTGGG TCTTGA
- the LOC136218394 gene encoding protein LOW PSII ACCUMULATION 1, chloroplastic isoform X1 encodes MAVATAPSLNQRLLWFSTSTFRNSWFLYKTTSFTPQRTPFLSLISSSSYPPPPPPSTSQSSEANTQTAESSVNLGLSLFSRGRVKDALVQFETALTLDPTPLEAQAALYNKACCHAYRGEGKKAADCLRTALREYNLKFGTILNDPDLASFRALPEFKELQEEAKLGGEDIGYSFRRDLKLISEVQAPFRGVRRFFYVAFSAAAGISLFFTFPRLLRAISGGDGAPDLLATAGNAAINIGGIVVFVALFLWDNKKEEEQIAQITRDETLSRLPLRLSTNRVVELVQLRDTVRPVILAGKKENVTRALQKAERFRTELLSRGALLVPVIWGEGREPEVQKKGFGAPVKAAAALPSIGEDFEKRTQSIVAKSKLKAEIRYKAEVVSPAEWERWIRDQQKSEGVTPGEDVYIIMRLDGRIRRSGKGMPEWQQIMKELPPMEALLSKLER; translated from the exons ATGGCTGTTGCTACTGCTCCGTCGCTTAACCAGCGTCTCCTCTGGTTCTCAACTTCAACATTCAGGAATTCATGGTTTCTTTACAAAACGACTTCTTTCACTCCTCAAAGGActccttttctctctctcatttcttcctcttcttatcctcctcctcctcctccttccacTTCTCAATCCTCTGAAGCCAATACGCAGACCGCTGAGTCGTCTGTCAATTTGGGTCTCTCCCTCTTCTCCAGAGGACGG GTTAAGGATGCGTTAGTCCAGTTTGAAACAGCACTTACTTTAGATCCCACACCTTTGGAGGCCCAAGCTGCACTCTATAACAAAGCCTGCTGCCATGCCTATAG AGGGGAAGGAAAGAAAGCTGCTGATTGCCTTCGTACTGCTTTGAGGGAATATAATCTTAAATTTGGAACCATTTTGAATGATCCTGACTTGGCTTCCTTCAGAGCGTTGCCTGAGTTCAAGGAATTGCAAGAAGAG GCTAAGCTGGGAGGGGAAGATATAGGTTACAGTTTCCGTAGAGATCTCAAACTGATTAGTGAGGTCCAAGCACCATTTCGTGGGGTTAGGAGATTTTTTTATGTGGCATTCTCAGCAGCTGCAGGAATATCACTGTTCTTCACATTTCCAAGGCTTTTACGTGCAATTAGCGGTGGGGATGGTGCCCCAGATCTACTAGCAACTGCTGGGAATGCTGCCATTAATATTGGAG GCATTGTTGTTTTTGTGGCCTTGTTTTTATGGGACAACAAGAAAGAGGAAGAACAAATTGCACAGATAACCAGAGATGAGACTCTATCAAGATTACCTTTGCGCCTTTCAACTAATCGAGTTGTTGAGCTTGTGCAACTTCGGGACACTGTTAGGCCA GTAATTTTAGCTGGGAAAAAGGAGAATGTAACCCGGGCTTTGCAAAAGGCAGAGAGGTTCAGAACTGAGCTCCTTAGTCGAGGTGCTCTTTTAGTTCCTGTTATCTGGGGTGAAGGCAGGGAACCAGAAGTACAGAAAAAAGGCTTTGGTGCTCCGGTGAAGGCAGCTGCTGCACTTCCTTCTATTGGG GAAGATTTTGAAAAACGAACCCAGTCCATAGTTgcaaaatcaaaattgaaagCTGAAATTCGTTATAAAGCAGAAGTTGTATCACCAGCTGAATGGGAAAG GTGGATAAGGGATCAACAGAAATCAGAAGGAGTAACTCCAGGGGAGGATGTGTATATAATAATGCGTCTTGATGGTCGAATTAGAAGATCGGGGAAA GGAATGCCGGAGTGGCAACAAATTATGAAGGAACTGCCACCAATGGAAGCATTGTTGAGTAAGCTTGAAAGATAG